ATTCTTGCCGGGGGAAGTCACGGGGGAGAAATAGAGAAAAAATTTGGGGTTCTCAACCGGGCCCTTCTTGTCATCCGGGGTAAGTTTATGGTAGAGTATGTCATAGAAGCCCTCAGGAACGTATCCTCGATTCAGCGAGTAGTCATTGTCGGTCCAGTTCCTGTGCTCCAGGCCCGGATTGGGAATCTGGTTGACGCCGTTGTTGAGGCAGGAAGAGACCCTTTTGAGAGCACCCTCAGGGGTCTTGAGGCCCTGGGGACGAAGGAAAAGGTTCTCGTGGCGACGAGTGATTTACCTCTTCTCCGAGCTGAGGCGGTTCGGGATTTCCTTACCCGATGTGCAGAGGTAGCTGCAGATTTCTACTATCCGATTGTCCGGAAGGAAACGTATGAAGCAAGAATTGGTGGGGGAAAGCGGACCTTTGTGCGCCTTCGGGAAGGGTCCTTCACAGGGGGGAACCTGCTCCTCCTTGATCCGAAGGTTGTGGAGGCGAAAAAGGACTGGATTGCCCGTGTGGTGGCGTCTCGGAAAAACCCCATTGCCATTGCTCGACTCCTCGGGGCGCGCATCATCCTGAAGCTCCTCTTTCGTCGCCTCACCATCCGCGACGTGGAGGAGCGGGTGGAGAGAATCCTCGGCATGCGGGGTCGGGCCATCATCACACCCTATGCAGAAATCGGCTTTGACGTCGATACGGTAGAGCACGTGTCCTTAGCGGAGAAACTTCTTGAATGAGGAAAAAGGAGGTTCAATGCGGTGCCTGAGAACAATCACATCGATATCGTGACGGAAGAAAAAGAAGAAGAGAAAAAGACTGAAAAAACCGAAAAGGTCGATGTCCCCCAGTACACCCTGGCGGAGCTCAAGAAAAAGACAGGAAGCGAACTCGCCGAAATAGCCCAGAGCCTCGGCATTTCAGGCTACAGCAGGAAACGGAAGAACGACCTCATCTTTGAAATTCTCAAGAAGGGCGCCGAAGCGAAAGGCTACCTCTTCAGCGAGGGGGTCCTTGAAATCACCCCGGAAGGGTACGGGTTCCTCCGAACTTCAGACGACTTCACCCCCAGCGAGAACGACGTGTACGTTTCCCCCTCCCAGATCAAGCGCTTCGGCTTAAGTAGCGGCGATAAAGTCGCCGGACAAGTCCGTCCCCCCAAGGAAGGGGAGCGGTACTACGCCCTTTTGCGCATTGAGGCCATAAACGACGAGGACCCTGAGCAGGCCAAGAAACGCCCCCTTTTCGAGAACCTCACCCCGATTTTCCCCAATAAGCAGTACGTCCTCGAGACCACTCCTGATGAAATCGCCACCCGAATCATCGACATCTTTGCCCCCATCGGGAGGGGGCAGCGGGGGCTCATCGTCGCTCCGCCGAAGGCCGGAAAAACCATCCTCCTTGAAAAGATAGCAAACGGCATCACCACGAACTACCCGGACGTCGTCCTCATAGTCCTCCTCATCGACGAGCGGCCTGAGGAAGTCACCCAGATGGAGCGCTCCGTCAAGGGGCACGTCATCGCTTCAACCTTTGACCAGAA
This portion of the Candidatus Caldatribacterium sp. genome encodes:
- a CDS encoding NTP transferase domain-containing protein, which gives rise to MPDAVILAGGSHGGEIEKKFGVLNRALLVIRGKFMVEYVIEALRNVSSIQRVVIVGPVPVLQARIGNLVDAVVEAGRDPFESTLRGLEALGTKEKVLVATSDLPLLRAEAVRDFLTRCAEVAADFYYPIVRKETYEARIGGGKRTFVRLREGSFTGGNLLLLDPKVVEAKKDWIARVVASRKNPIAIARLLGARIILKLLFRRLTIRDVEERVERILGMRGRAIITPYAEIGFDVDTVEHVSLAEKLLE
- the rho gene encoding transcription termination factor Rho, with the translated sequence MPENNHIDIVTEEKEEEKKTEKTEKVDVPQYTLAELKKKTGSELAEIAQSLGISGYSRKRKNDLIFEILKKGAEAKGYLFSEGVLEITPEGYGFLRTSDDFTPSENDVYVSPSQIKRFGLSSGDKVAGQVRPPKEGERYYALLRIEAINDEDPEQAKKRPLFENLTPIFPNKQYVLETTPDEIATRIIDIFAPIGRGQRGLIVAPPKAGKTILLEKIANGITTNYPDVVLIVLLIDERPEEVTQMERSVKGHVIASTFDQKPENHIRVAELTLERAKRLVEEGKDVVILLDSITRLARANNLVVPTTGKTLSGGIDSSALHWPKRFFGAARNIEEGGSLTIIATALIDTGSRMDEVIYEEFKGTGNMELHLSRALAESRIFPAIDIHRSGTRREELLLKKEDLERIWMLRRLLANVDTQEAAQMVIERMKNTRSNREFLKIIDQVLKTSR